The Panicum hallii strain FIL2 chromosome 9, PHallii_v3.1, whole genome shotgun sequence genome has a window encoding:
- the LOC112876694 gene encoding E3 ubiquitin-protein ligase WAV3-like, translating to MERPEQSNPCPICTGGMGGGGGQAIFTAECSHTFHFHCISASVAHGRLVCPLCNAQWRELPFVRPLPSQPSAMPPTLPRQPFPRMEAMHGFQPPPLRPADPEVFDDDDQVDPPSGHDGQRREAAAVSSGPLVVRTHAEYSAVARDSSHDNFAVLVHVKAPGIVDSEAAAGDAPRAPLDLVTVLDVSGSMRCRDKLALVKQAMGFVIDNLGPDDRLSVVSFSSGARRVTRLLRMSGIGKGVASEAVESLTAGGGTNIAEGLRTAAKVLGERRHRNAVSSVILLSDGQDNYTVRQTRGSVPNYEALVPPFFVPAGTGDRSAPPIHTFGFGHNHDAAAMNVIAEATGGTFSYIENEGAIQDAFAQCIGGLLTVVVQEARIAIASGHPGVRITSVKSGRYESRVDEDGRSASVAVGELYADEERRFLLFLSVPTAEATDGKTPLITVRCSYREAAGGAHVDVTAEDAVVARPEHAADAERSAEVERERVRVEAIEDMAAARAAAERGAHQEAVGILRNRRRALARSPAARGGDPTSAALGTELRFMCKRVATRESYMESGRAYVLAGLSSHEQQRATSRQLRPLRQPLAGSDGGGGEAMSSVAAAFAQAPSAVGAGDMETDLMDYLGGGGPGGEAGASSAAAGEGASENEAEGTSSYLTPAMRAMLLRSRRAREASADQQEQQPKGAEEASGSESKELPDL from the exons ATGGAACGTCCTGAACAG AGCAACCCCTGCCCCATTTGCACCGGCGgcatgggcggcggcggcgggcaggccATCTTCACGGCCGAGTGCTCCCACACGTTCCACTTCCACTGCATCTCCGCGAGCGTCGCGCACGGCCGCCTCGTCTGCCCGCTCTGCAACGCGCAGTGGCGCGAGCTGCCGTTCGTGCGGCCGTTGCCATCACAGCCGTCGGCGATGCCACCGACGCTACCGCGGCAGCCATTTCCCCGCATGGAGGCCATGCACGGATTTCAGCCACCGCCGCTCCGGCCCGCGGATCCGGAGGTgttcgacgacgacgaccaggTGGATCCGCCTTCCGGCCACGACGGCCAGCGGCGCGAAGCAGCCGCTGTATCCAGCGGACCTTTGGTCGTCAGGACGCACGCTGAGTACTCGGCTGTCGCCAGGGACTCGTCTCACGACAACTTCGCCGTCCTCGTGCACGTCAAGGCTCCGGGGATCGTCGACAGCGaggcggccgccggcgacgcgCCACGCGCGCCTCTCGACCTCGTGACGGTGCTCGATGTGAGCGGAAGCATGCGCTGCCGGGACAAGCTTGCCCTGGTGAAGCAGGCCATGGGGTTCGTCATCGACAACCTCGGTCCCGACGACCGCCTCAGCGTGGTGTCCTTCTCCTCCGGGGCGCGCCGCGTGACCAGGCTCCTGCGCATGTCGGGCATCGGGAAGGGTGTCGCCTCGGAGGCCGTGGAGTCCCTcacagcgggcggcggcacCAACATCGCCGAGGGGCTCCGGACGGCCGCCAAGGTGCTCGGCGAGCGCCGGCACAGGAACGCCGTCTCCAGCGTCATACTCCTCTCTGACGGCCAGGACAACTACACCGTGCGGCAAACGCGGGGCAGTGTACCCAACTACGAGGCGCTGGTGCCGCCGTTCTTCGTGCCAGCTGGCACCGGCGATCGGTCGGCGCCTCCCATCCACACGTTTGGCTTCGGCCACAACCACGACGCGGCTGCGATGAACGTCATCGCCGAGGCCACCGGCGGGACGTTCTCGTACATCGAGAACGAGGGGGCCATCCAGGACGCGTTCGCGCAGTGCATCGGCGGGCTGCTCACCGTCGTGGTGCAGGAGGCGCGCATTGCCATCGCTTCCGGGCATCCTGGAGTTCGCATCACCTCGGTCAAGTCCGGGCGATACGAGAGCCGCGTCGACGAGGATGGCCGCTCCGCCTCGGTCGCCGTCGGCGAGCTCTACGCGGACGAGGAGCGGCGCTTCTTGCTGTTCTTGTCCGTTCCAACCGCGGAAGCAACGGACGGTAAGACCCCCCTGATCACTGTTCGTTGCAGTTACCGAGAAGCGGCTGGTGGCGCGCACGTCGACGTGACGGCCGAGGACGCGGTGGTGGCGAGACCGGAGCACGCGGCGGACGCGGAACGGTCAGCGGAGGTGGAGCGGGAGCGCGTCCGTGTGGAGGCGATCGAGGACATGGCGGcggcccgggcggcggcggagcggggcgcgCACCAGGAGGCGGTGGGGATTCTCAGGAACCGGCGGCGAGCCTTGGCGCGGTCGCCCGCAGCACGAGGCGGCGACCCCACGAGCGCGGCGCTGGGGACCGAGCTGCGGTTCATGTGCAAGCGCGTGGCGACCCGGGAGAGCTACATGGAGTCGGGGCGCGCGTACGTGCTCGCCGGGCTGAGCTCGCACGAGCAGCAGCGCGCGACCTCGAGGCAGCTGCGACCCCTGCGGCAGCCCTTAGCGGGTAgcgacggtggcggcggggagGCGATGAGCTCGGTGGCAGCCGCGTTCGCGCAGGCGCCTTCGGCGGTTGGTGCTGGCGATATGGAGACGGACTTGATGGACTATCTCGGTGGCGGTGGACCGGGCGGCGAGGCAGGGGCGtccagcgcggcggcgggcgaagGGGCATCGGAGAACGAGGCGGAGGGGACGTCGTCGTACCTGACGCCGGCCATGCGCGCCATGCTGTTGCGGTCGCGGAGAGCGCGGGAGGCGTCGGCTGATCAGCAGGAGCAGCAACCGAAAGGTGCAGAAGAAGCGAGCGGCTCTGAATCAAAGGAACTGCCAGACCTTTAG
- the LOC112876544 gene encoding E3 ubiquitin-protein ligase WAV3-like: MEGSDQSNPCAICLGGMDAGGGQAIFTAECSHTFHFHCISASVAHGHLVCPLCNSQWRELPFVRPEQPVPPALPQQPPMPRHEPIHHVQPPPIRRRPMHGVQPPLQPAEPAVFDDDEQVEPPSGVDGQGQAAAASGGSMVVVTHTEYSAVARDSSHDNFAVLVHVKAPGITGGEGSAGDATRASLDLVTVLDVSGSMSGEKLALLKQAMGFVIDNLGPHDRLSVVSFSNGAHRVTRLLRMSDAGKGLARSAVASLVARGGTNIAEGLRTAAKVLDERRHRNPVSSVILLSDGQDNYTMTRRGQGSIPNYEALVPPSFMRTATGDWSAPIHTFGFGNDHDAAAMHVIAEAASGTFSYIENEAVIQDAFAQCIGGLLTVVVQEARVAISCGHPGVRISSIKSGRYESSIDEDGRSASIAVGELYADEERRFLLFLAVPVADGDAETTLIKVSCGYHDAAGGADVNVTAEDTVLSRPEHVVDAERSIEVERERVRVEASEDIAAARAAAERGAHQEAVEILENRQRAVEQSEAARGGDPTSAALGAELREMRMRLASPASYLRSGRAYALAGISFHAQQRANWRSVEHQSAATGGMQTLSESVNSIAGASRVSSNAAAAEGTANNANETSSFATPAMRAMLLRSRKAREASAGQ; encoded by the exons ATGGAAGGTTCCGACCAG AGCAATCCTTGCGCCATATGCCTCGGCGGCatggacgccggcggcgggcaGGCCATCTTCACGGCGGAGTGCTCCCACACGTTCCACTTCCACTGCATCTCCGCCAGCGTCGCGCACGGCCACCTCGTCTGCCCGCTCTGCAACTCGCAGTGGCGCGAGCTCCCGTTCGTGCGCCCGGAACAGCCGGTGCCGCCCGCGCTGCCGCAGCAGCCGCCGATGCCACGGCATGAGCCCATCCACCACGTGCAGCCACCGCCGATCAGGCGTCGGCCGATGCACGGCGTGCAGCCACCGCTCCAGCCTGCGGAGCCAGCAGTGTTCGACGACGACGAGCAGGTGGAGCCGCCCTCTGGCGTCGACGGCCAGGGACAAGCGGCGGCTGCATCCGGTGGATCTATGGTCGTCGTGACGCACACCGAGTACTCCGCCGTCGCAAGAGACTCCTCTCATGACAACTTCGCCGTCCTCGTGCACGTCAAGGCTCCCGGGATAACTGGCGGCGAAGGGTCGGCCGGCGACGCGACACGCGCGTCTCTCGACCTCGTGACGGTGCTCGACGTCAGCGGCAGCATGAGCGGGGAAAAGCTCGCGCTTCTGAAGCAGGCCATGGGATTCGTCATCGACAATCTCGGGCCCCACGACCGCCTCAGCGTCGTGTCCTTCTCCAACGGGGCGCACCGCGTGACCAGGCTCCTGCGGATGTCGGACGCCGGGAAGGGTCTCGCCAGGAGCGCCGTGGCGTCCCTCGTCGCCCGCGGCGGCACAAACATCGCCGAGGGGCTCCGGACGGCAGCCAAGGTGCTCGACGAGCGCCGGCACAGGAACCCCGTATCCAGCGTTATACTCCTCTCTGACGGCCAGGACAACTACACCATGACGCGACGGGGACAGGGCAGCATCCCCAACTACGAGGCCCTCGTGCCGCCGTCGTTCATGCGTACTGCCACCGGCGACTGGTCCGCGCCCATCCACACGTTTGGCTTCGGCAACGaccacgacgcggcggcgatgCACGTCATCGCCGAGGCCGCCAGCGGGACGTTCTCGTACATCGAGAACGAGGCGGTCATCCAGGACGCGTTCGCGCAGTGCATCGGCGGGCTGCTCACCGTGGTGGTCCAGGAGGCGCGCGTTGCCATCTCTTGCGGGCACCCGGGAGTGCGCATCAGCTCGATCAAGTCCGGCCGTTACGAGAGCAGCATCGACGAGGATGGCCGCTCTGCCTCGATCGCCGTTGGCGAGCTCTACGCGGACGAGGAGAGGCGCTTCTTGCTTTTCCTAGCCGTTCCAGTAGCGGACGGCGACGCCGAGACTACTCTGATCAAGGTGAGTTGCGGTTACCACGacgcggcgggtggcgccgaCGTCAACGTGACGGCGGAGGACACGGTGCTGTCGAGGCCAGAGCACGTGGTGGACGCGGAACGCTCAATAGAGGTGGAGCGGGAGCGCGTCCGGGTTGAGGCGAGCGAGGACATCGCGGCGGCGAGAGCTGCCGCAGAGCGTGGAGCGCACCAGGAGGCGGTGGAGATACTCGAGAACAGGCAGCGGGCGGTGGAGCAGTCGGAGGCAGCACGGGGCGGCGACCCCACGAGCGCGGCGCTCGGGGCCGAGCTGCGCGAGATGCGCATGCGCTTGGCGAGCCCGGCGAGCTACCTCCGGTCGGGGCGCGCGTACGCGCTCGCCGGCATCAGCTTCCACGCGCAGCAGCGCGCAAACTGGAGGTCGGTGGAGCATCAAAGCGCAGCAACGGGCGGCATGCAGACGCTGTCCGAGTCGGTGAACTCGATAGCAGGCGCGTCAAGGGTGTCTTCTAATGCGGCAGCGGCGGAAGGGACGGCGAACAATGCGAATGAGACATCGTCGTTCGCGACGCCGGCCATGCGCGCCATGCTGCTGCGGTCGCGGAAGGCGCGGGAGGCGTCGGCCGGGCAGTAG
- the LOC112876701 gene encoding uncharacterized protein LOC112876701, whose product MAAMAPPPLKYRPCHNPDGLVSEEALRIIVEAKACFVALALALAYFLTASQHRLWSSSHLVKGFLFAVTQPVTRFLVGMFTMLLSMPFRNDLYLLWGILLLAGYEGVYTISGYCVSARRSDLAVHEFARAYNIVTLGLYVRYYSRASQFRYPLWALWALMVAKFLERIVRFKIANARYGDANTSFVAEYMKHEEKVEVTTEKPTASFSMEDCNYLVVGDSMSKAKPERVGSEYEAKYKPADGTVTVAKVWKCDRKLLTPNSKAPGDEDELKDVCLSFALCKLLRRKFAGVATAESERPKAQRLVFDNLIRSGWERTFRVVRTELGFARDLLYTKYPILFSSGFPVVSTMLFAVTVGVSVWITVSAVRHYRLPHWSTSNVVHGRNVDLLITFVIVGMVTGMEICEFFIHLFSDWTKVMVISEYVQKPWLNCRFLNCILRLICCGKIAEPIGSSLGQFDLLKATKQQTCLPEIIVKLYHTARSFVLLTGDEGFRAYKCKTLRPVPDAVMDMICRTLRDNRERFTAGQERPRRGTDLEQPYRAMLSDYCRAPIDIEAIMVCHVATSRLEDDLSIGGSSGLANGGGRSSEGSNDLEKGRSGDGSNKSSDLDYKLVATTLSKYCAYLLFYKPKLLPVASNSVRFMCKILVDEAKAIDGEEVANGGGDKEANGKQERSGNHHEAGVVSRGQALARDLLGRVPAQGDELWKALAELWCELIVSTAPHGNIGAHQKELGKGGEFITHLWALLYHAGIDDKFSGASAAAADAAPNGEDNNGQGGGGMCTAGSGGMTV is encoded by the exons ATGGCAgccatggcgccgccgccgctcaagTACCGCCCGTGCCACAACCCCGACGGGCTGGTCTCGGAGGAGGCGCTGCGCATCATCGTGGAGGCCAAGGCGTGCTTCGTGGCGCTGGCGCTGGCGCTGGCCTACTTCCTGACGGCGTCGCAGCACCGGCTGTGGAGTTCCAGCCACCTCGTCAAGGGCTTCCTCTTCGCCGTCACGCAGCCCGTCACGCGCTTCCTGGTCGGCATGTTCACCATGCTGCTCTCCATGCCCTTCCGCAACGACCTCTACCTCCTCTGGGgcatcctcctcctcgccggctaCGAGGGCGTCTACACCATCTCCGGCTACTGCGTCTCCGCGCGCCGCTCTGACCTCGCCGTCCACGAGTTCGCGCGCGCCTACAACATCGTCACCCTCGGCCTCTATGTGCGCTACTACTCGCGCGCCTCCCAGTTCCGCTACCCGCTCTGGGCGCTCTGGGCGCTCATGGTCGCCAAGTTCCTGGAGCGCATCGTCCGATTCAAGATCGCCAACGCCAGGTACGGCGACGCCAACACCAGCTTCGTCGCCGAGTACATGAAGCACGAGGAAAAGGTCGAGGTGACGACTGAGAAACCCACAGCCAGTTTCTCCATGGAAGATTGCAACTACCTCGTCGTCGGCGACTCCATGTCCAAGGCGAAACCCGAGAGGGTCGGGAGCGAGTACGAGGCCAAGTACAAGCCGGCGGATGGCACCGTCACCGTCGCCAAGGTCTGGAAGTGCGACAGGAAGCTCCTGACACCGAATTCGAAGGCACCCGGCGACGAGGACGAGCTGAAGGATGTGTGCCTCTCCTTCGCGCTGTGCAAGCTGCTGAGGCGGAAGTTCGCCGGCGTCGCGACGGCCGAGAGCGAGAGGCCAAAGGCGCAGAGGCTGGTCTTCGACAACCTCATCCGCAGCGGCTGGGAACGGACGTTCCGGGTGGTCAGGACGGAGCTCGGCTTCGCGAGGGACCTGCTCTACACCAAGTACCCCATCCTGTTCAGCTCCGGCTTCCCGGTGGTGAGCACCATGCTGTTCGCCGTGACGGTCGGCGTGTCCGTGTGGATCACTGTGTCGGCGGTTCGGCACTACCGACTTCCCCACTGGAGCACGTCCAATGTCGTCCATGGCAGGAACGTGGACCTGCTCATCACCTTCGTCATCGTGGGCATGGTGACGGGGATGGAGATCTGCGAGTTCTTCATCCACCTCTTCTCCGACTGGACTAAG GTTATGGTGATCTCTGAATATGTTCAGAAACCGTGGCTCAACTGCCGTTTCCTTAACTGCATCCTGCGCCTCATCTGCTGCGGCAAGATCGCGGAGCCCATCGGCAGCTCTCTCGGGCAGTTCGATCTGCTCAAAGCGACCAAGCAGCAGACGTGCCTCCCGGAGATCATCGTCAAGCTGTACCACACCGCGAGGTCGTTCGTCCTGCTGACCGGCGACGAGGGTTTCCGCGCCTACAAGTGCAAGACACTCCGGCCGGTCCCTGACGCCGTCATGGATATGATATGCCGGACGCTCCGGGACAACAGGGAGCGTTTCACTGCGGGTCAGGAGCGGCCGCGGAGGGGAACCGATCTGGAACAACCCTACAGAGCGATGCTGTCAGATTACTGCAGGGCGCCGATCGATATCGAGGCGATCATGGTGTGTCACGTCGCGACTAGCAGACTGGAGGACGACCTGAGCATCGGCGGATCGAGCGGCTTGGcgaacggcggcggccggagcagtGAAGGAAGCAACGATCTGGAGAAGGGGCGGAGCGGTGACGGATCGAATAAATCGAGCGATTTGGACTACAAACTCGTGGCCACCACGCTGTCGAAGTACTGCGCCTACCTGCTGTTCTACAAGCCGAAGCTGCTCCCCGTCGCCAGCAACTCCGTGCGGTTCATGTGCAAGATCCTCGTCGACGAAGCAAAAGCGATCGACGGAGAGGAGGTAgccaacggcggcggcgacaagGAAGCCAATGGCAAGCAGGAGAGAAGTGGCAACCACCACGAGGCCGGCGTAGTTTCGAGAGGCCAGGCGCTCGCGAGAGATCTTCTGGGGCGCGTGCCGGCGCAGGGCGACGAGCTCTGGAAGGCGCTGGCCGAGCTGTGGTGCGAGCTGATCGTATCGACGGCGCCGCACGGGAACATCGGCGCGCACCAGAAGGAGCTCGGCAAGGGCGGCGAGTTCATCACGCACCTGTGGGCGCTCCTCTACCACGCGGGCATCGACGACAAGTTCTCGGGTGCgtcagccgccgccgctgatgCCGCGCCTAACGGAGAAGATAACAAcgggcaaggcggcggcggcatgtgTACCGCCGGGTCTGGTGGGATGACGGTGTAA
- the LOC112875783 gene encoding beta-amylase 2, chloroplastic, with translation MALNLAHQTGAAAAVTAAPAAPRSAVVAAASTVAPSSTAPSSAPALQAQTVTVDPAPAQGQDSVKPDLAMVCQALVDGKPEAEHADVAAEVKSKEGVPVFVMMPLDTVRKDGNSLNRRRAVEASLAALKSAGVEGIMVDVWWGIAEAEGPGQYNFNGYMELMEMARKNGLKVQAVMSFHQCGGNVGDSVTIPLPKWVLEEMDKDQDLAYTDRSGRRNYEYVSLGCDAMPVLKGRTPIQCYADFMRAFRDHFATYMGNTIVEIQVGMGPAGELRYPSYPESNGTWCFPGIGEFQCYDRYMLSSLKAAAEAVGKPEWGNAGPSDAGSYKDWPEDTPFFRREGGWNTEYGQFFMSWYSQMLLEHGERILSAATGVFTASPGVKISVKVAGIHWHYGTRSHAAELTAGYYNTRQHDGYQPIARMLGRHGAVLNFTCVEMRDHEQPQDAQCRPEGLVQQVAAAAREAGIGLAGENALPRYDETAHDQVVATAAEKAEEERMVAFTYLRMGPDLFQPDNWRRFAAFVKRMSGAGKRDMCREQVEREASGVAHATQPLVQEAAVALTN, from the exons ATGGCGCTCAACCTTGCGCACCagaccggcgcggcggcggccgtgacggcggccccggcggcgccgcgctCGGCGGTCGTCGCGGCGGCCTCCACCGTCGCGCCGTCCTCGACGGCGCCCTCGTCGGCGCCCGCGCTCCAGGCGCAGACGGTGACGGTGGACCCGGCCCCGGCGCAGGGGCAGGACTCGGTGAAGCCGGACCTCGCCATGGTGTGCCAGGCGCTGGTGGACGGCAAGCCGGAGGCGGAGCACGCAGACGTGGCCGCCGAGGTCAAGAGCAAGGAGGGCGTGCCGGTGTTCGTGATGATGCCGCTGGACACGGTGCGCAAGGATGGCAACAGCCTGAACCGGCGGAGGGCGGTGGAGGCCAGCCTGGCGGCGCTCAAGAGCGCCGGCGTCGAGGGCATCATGGTGGACGTGTGGTGGGGTATCGCCGAGGCCGAGGGCCCCGGCCAGTACAACTTCAACGGCTACATGGAGCTCATGGAGATGGCCAGGAAGAACGGGCTCAAGGTGCAGGCCGTCATGTCCTTCCACCAGTGCGGCGGCAACGTTGGCGACTCAGTCAC CATACCACTTCCGAAATGGGTTTTGGAGGAGATGGACAAGGACCAGGACCTGGCCTACACCGACCGGAGCGGCCGCCGGAACTACGAGTACGTGTCGCTTGGCTGCGACGCGATGCCCGTGCTCAAGGGCCGCACCCCCATCCAGTGCTACGCCGACTTCATGCGCGCCTTCCGCGACCACTTCGCCACCTACATGGGCAACACCATCGTCGAGATCCAGGTCGGCATGGGCCCGGCCGGCGAGCTCCGCTACCCGTCCTACCCGGAGAGCAACGGCACCTGGTGCTTCCCGGGCATCGGCGAGTTCCAGTGCTACGACAGG TACATGCTGAGCAGCTTGAAGGCGGCGGCTGAGGCCGTTGGCAAGCCGGAGTGGGGCAACGCCGGGCCGAGCGACGCCGGCAGCTACAAGGACTGGCCGGAGGACACCCCCTTCTTCCGGCGCGAGGGCGGGTGGAACACGGAGTACGGGCAGTTCTTCATGAGCTGGTACTCGCAGATGCTCCTGGAGCACGGCGAGCGCATCCTGTCCGCGGCCACCGGGGTGTTCACGGCCTCGCCGGGCGTGAAGATCTCCGTAAAGGTTGCCGGGATCCACTGGCACTACGGCACCCGCTCCCACGCGGCGGAGCTGACGGCGGGGTACTACAACACCCGGCAGCACGACGGGTACCAGCCGATCGCGCGGATGCTGGGGCGTCACGGCGCCGTGCTCAACTTCACGTGCGTGGAGATGCGGGACCACGAGCAGCCGCAGGACGCGCAGTGCCGGCCCGAGGGCCTGGTGcagcaggtggcggcggcggcgcgggaggccggcATCGGGctcgccggcgagaacgcgctGCCCCGGTACGACGAGACGGCGCACGACCAGGtggtggcgacggcggcggagaaggCCGAGGAGGAGCGGATGGTGGCGTTCACGTACCTCCGCATGGGCCCCGACCTGTTCCAGCCGGACAACTGGCGCCGCTTCGCCGCGTTCGTGAAGCGCATGTCGGGCGCCGGGAAGCGGGACATGTGCCGGGAGCAGGTGGAGCGGGAGGCCTCCGGCGTCGCGCACGCCACCCAGCCGCTCGTGCAGGAGGCCGCCGTCGCGCTCACCAACTGA
- the LOC112877937 gene encoding 60S ribosomal protein L21-2-like: protein MPAGHGLRSRTRDLFARPFRKKGYIPLTTYLRTYKIGDYVDVKVNGAVHKGMPHKFYHGRTGRVWNVTKRAIGVEINKQVNGRIISKRIHVRVEHVQPSRCTEEFRLRKAKNDQLKADAKARGEVISTKRQPLGPKPGFMVEGATIETVTPIPYDVVNDLKGGY from the exons atgcCGGCGGGGCACGGGCTGCGGTCGCGGACCCGCGACCTGTTCGCGCGGCCGTTCCGCAAGAAGGGTTACATCCCGCTCACGACCTACCTCCGCACCTACAAGATCGGCGACTACGTCGACGTCAAGGTGAACGGCGCCGTGCACAAGGGCATGCCGCACAAGTTCTACCACGGCCGCACCGGGCGCGTCTGGAACGTCACCAAGCGCGCCATCGGCGTCGAGATCAACAAGCAG GTTAATGGCCGCATCATCAGCAAGCGGATCCATGTCCGTGTGGAGCATGTGCAGCCATCACGTTGCACGGAGGAGTTCCGCCTGCGGAAAGCCAAGAATGACCAGCTCAAGGCGGATGCCAAGGCCCGTGGTGAGGTGATCAGCACCAAGAGGCAGCCCTTGGGTCCTAAGCCTGGCTTCATGGTCGAGGGTGCAACAATTGAGACAGTCACTCCTATTCCTTATGATGTGGTCAATGACCTCAAGGGTGGTTACTAG